The following coding sequences lie in one Mesorhizobium sp. NZP2298 genomic window:
- the rpsF gene encoding 30S ribosomal protein S6, with protein sequence MALYEHVFLARQDLSQQQVDALVEQYKGVISANGGSVGRVENWGLKSLTYRVNKNRKAYYTLMDLDCPPAALNEMERQMGLSEDVLRFLTIKVEAHEEGPSAMMQKREERSERGSFGDRDRGPRSFGDRDRGDRGDRPPRSFGDAGGDRGPRRPREGFEGGAE encoded by the coding sequence ATGGCTCTTTACGAACATGTGTTTCTTGCCCGGCAGGACCTCTCGCAGCAGCAGGTCGATGCGCTTGTCGAACAGTACAAGGGCGTCATCTCCGCGAATGGCGGGTCCGTCGGCCGGGTGGAGAACTGGGGACTGAAGTCCCTCACCTACCGGGTCAACAAGAACCGGAAGGCATACTACACGCTCATGGACCTCGACTGCCCGCCGGCAGCGCTCAACGAGATGGAGCGCCAGATGGGTCTGTCCGAGGACGTCCTGCGTTTCCTGACCATCAAGGTCGAGGCACATGAGGAAGGTCCCTCGGCCATGATGCAGAAGCGCGAAGAGCGCTCCGAGCGCGGCAGCTTCGGTGACCGCGATCGCGGCCCGCGTTCGTTCGGCGACCGTGATCGCGGCGACCGTGGCGATCGTCCGCCGCGTTCATTCGGCGATGCCGGTGGCGATCGTGGTCCGCGCCGTCCGCGCGAAGGCTTTGAAGGGGGTGCAGAATAA
- the rpsR gene encoding 30S ribosomal protein S18 gives MVDINQIPTRRPFHRRRKTCPFSGANAPKIDYKDVRLLQRYISERGKIVPSRITAVSQKKQRELAKAIKRARFLGLLPYVVR, from the coding sequence ATGGTCGACATCAACCAGATCCCGACCCGGCGCCCGTTCCACCGTCGCCGCAAGACCTGCCCGTTCTCCGGCGCCAACGCGCCCAAGATCGACTACAAGGACGTGCGTCTCCTGCAGCGCTACATTTCCGAGCGCGGCAAGATCGTGCCGTCGCGCATCACCGCCGTCAGCCAGAAGAAGCAGCGCGAACTCGCCAAGGCGATCAAGCGCGCCCGTTTCCTCGGCCTGCTGCCCTACGTGGTCCGCTAA
- the rplI gene encoding 50S ribosomal protein L9, translating to MEVILLERVSRLGQMGDTVKVKDGFARNFLLPQGKALRANEANKKKFEGQRAQLEARNLERKSEASQVAEKLDGKSFIAVRSAGETGQLYGSVSTRDIADLLTAEGFTVNRNQIQLNQPIKTIGLTNVAIALHPEVEVTITLNIARTADEAERQAKGETLTTAEAIYGDDINDNARPENFFDPNAEFDGGEDNA from the coding sequence ATGGAAGTCATTCTTCTCGAACGCGTTTCCCGCCTCGGCCAGATGGGTGATACCGTCAAGGTCAAGGACGGCTTTGCCCGTAATTTCCTGCTGCCGCAGGGCAAGGCGCTACGCGCCAACGAAGCCAACAAGAAGAAGTTCGAAGGCCAGCGCGCCCAGCTCGAAGCCCGCAATCTCGAGCGCAAGTCGGAAGCCAGCCAAGTTGCCGAAAAGCTCGACGGCAAGAGCTTCATCGCCGTTCGCTCGGCCGGCGAGACCGGTCAGCTCTACGGTTCGGTGTCGACGCGCGACATCGCGGATCTGTTGACGGCGGAAGGCTTCACGGTCAACCGCAACCAGATCCAGCTCAACCAGCCGATCAAGACCATCGGTCTCACCAATGTGGCGATCGCGCTGCATCCGGAAGTCGAAGTCACCATCACGCTCAACATCGCCCGCACGGCCGATGAGGCCGAACGCCAGGCCAAGGGCGAGACGCTGACCACCGCCGAAGCCATTTATGGCGACGACATCAACGACAATGCGCGGCCGGAAAACTTCTTCGATCCGAACGCCGAGTTCGACGGCGGCGAAGACAACGCCTGA
- a CDS encoding SAM-dependent methyltransferase, giving the protein MNILLKRVLDRLVRMGNLKVTGPKGLTVVFGDGSGEPVHMHIKTRHAERAITFDPMLAVPEAYMDGELDILEGGVLGLMRIAFQNMGSGGIDATWSKAIEGLRHAFRRLQQINTASRSRRNVQRHYDLSGDLYRLFLDEDMQYSCAYFEQPDMTLDEAQAAKKRHIAAKLRLKAGQTVLDIGSGWGGLGLYLAKAFDVDVQGVTLSTEQHGVATDRAHAQGLENHVHFELKDYRELNERFDRIVSVGMFEHVGVNHFRTFFDKAATLLKPDGVMLLHTIGRSGVPWATSAFIRKYIFPGGYIPAMSEVLPAIEKSGLVVTDVEILRLHYADTLKHWSQRFAANRDKAKAIYDERFCRMWEFYLAASEAAFRWQDLVIFQFQITKKNDTLPVTRDYMAKCEKALEMRDLGRREAAPVEKATKPARRRKVAE; this is encoded by the coding sequence ATGAACATTCTGCTGAAGCGCGTTCTCGATCGCCTGGTGCGCATGGGCAATCTCAAGGTAACCGGGCCCAAGGGCTTGACAGTCGTCTTCGGCGACGGCAGCGGCGAGCCAGTGCACATGCACATCAAGACCCGGCACGCCGAACGGGCCATCACCTTCGACCCGATGCTGGCCGTGCCTGAAGCCTACATGGACGGTGAACTCGACATCCTCGAAGGCGGCGTGCTCGGCCTGATGCGCATTGCCTTCCAGAACATGGGCAGCGGCGGCATCGACGCGACATGGTCGAAAGCCATCGAGGGCCTGCGCCACGCCTTCCGCCGACTGCAGCAGATCAACACCGCCTCGCGCTCGCGCCGCAACGTGCAGCGTCATTACGATCTGTCGGGCGACCTGTACCGGCTCTTCCTCGACGAGGACATGCAGTATTCCTGCGCCTATTTTGAGCAGCCGGACATGACGCTGGACGAGGCGCAGGCGGCGAAGAAGCGTCATATCGCCGCCAAGCTCAGGCTGAAAGCCGGCCAGACCGTGCTCGATATCGGCTCCGGCTGGGGCGGGCTCGGCCTTTATCTCGCCAAGGCCTTCGACGTCGACGTGCAGGGCGTGACGCTGTCGACCGAACAGCATGGCGTGGCCACCGACAGGGCGCATGCGCAAGGCCTGGAAAACCACGTCCATTTCGAGCTGAAGGACTATCGCGAACTCAACGAACGCTTCGACCGCATCGTTTCGGTCGGCATGTTCGAACATGTCGGCGTGAACCACTTCCGCACCTTCTTCGACAAGGCGGCAACGTTGCTCAAGCCCGATGGCGTCATGCTCCTGCATACGATCGGCCGCTCCGGCGTGCCGTGGGCGACCAGCGCCTTCATCCGCAAGTATATTTTCCCGGGCGGCTACATACCGGCAATGTCGGAGGTGCTGCCGGCGATCGAGAAGTCCGGCCTCGTGGTCACGGATGTCGAGATCCTGCGGCTCCACTATGCCGATACGCTGAAGCACTGGAGCCAGCGTTTCGCCGCCAATCGCGACAAGGCCAAGGCCATCTACGACGAACGCTTCTGCCGTATGTGGGAATTCTATCTGGCCGCTTCCGAAGCCGCCTTCCGCTGGCAGGACCTGGTCATCTTCCAGTTCCAGATCACCAAGAAGAACGATACGCTGCCGGTGACCCGCGACTATATGGCAAAATGCGAAAAGGCACTGGAAATGCGTGACCTGGGCCGCCGCGAAGCGGCTCCCGTCGAGAAGGCCACCAAGCCCGCGCGGCGCCGCAAGGTGGCGGAGTAG
- a CDS encoding YnfA family protein, whose amino-acid sequence MTYLLYAAAALAEIAGCFSVWAWWRLERSPLWLAPGFVSLLLFAWLLALVDTNAAGRAYAAYGGIYIVASLGWLWLVEGVRPDRWDLGGAALCMAGASLILLAPRGA is encoded by the coding sequence ATGACCTATCTCCTCTATGCCGCCGCCGCACTGGCCGAGATCGCAGGCTGTTTTTCGGTGTGGGCCTGGTGGCGGCTGGAAAGATCGCCGCTGTGGCTGGCGCCAGGCTTCGTCTCGCTGCTCCTGTTCGCCTGGCTTCTGGCGCTGGTCGATACCAATGCCGCCGGCCGTGCCTATGCCGCTTATGGCGGCATCTACATCGTCGCCTCGCTTGGCTGGCTGTGGCTGGTGGAAGGCGTGCGGCCCGACCGCTGGGATCTTGGTGGTGCCGCGCTCTGCATGGCCGGCGCTTCGCTCATCCTGCTCGCGCCGCGAGGAGCCTAG
- a CDS encoding small ribosomal subunit Rsm22 family protein, which translates to MELPASLRHAVDRILEKVPLPELKQAAKTLSDRYRAELRDGRLHMAQDMAVKAYLATRLPATYAAVRASLDALNAARPDFAPKTLLDVGAGPGTVLWATNDLWPDLEQAVLLEAGAAVRKIGEALAADAIPARTVWQAGDVTTDLADLRPADLVTCAYVLDEIVPASLPKMVDRLWRLTTDTLLIIEPGTPAGWQRILAVRAQLIAAGAHVLAPCPHEAPCPLNPPDWCHFARRVARSRLHRLAKDAEVPWEDEKFIFVAASRQPAASHAARVIAPPKSGSGKVLLKLCRKDGDAAEQLFTKRDGADFKLARRLDWGDRLEPRGT; encoded by the coding sequence GTGGAACTGCCTGCCTCTCTTCGACACGCCGTCGATCGCATCCTGGAAAAAGTCCCGCTGCCGGAACTGAAGCAGGCGGCGAAAACCCTGTCGGACCGCTACCGCGCCGAACTGCGCGACGGCCGCCTGCACATGGCGCAGGACATGGCGGTCAAGGCCTATCTGGCGACGCGGCTGCCGGCGACCTATGCCGCGGTCCGCGCCAGCCTCGACGCACTGAACGCGGCCCGGCCGGATTTCGCGCCGAAAACCCTGCTCGATGTCGGCGCCGGTCCTGGTACGGTGCTTTGGGCCACCAACGATCTCTGGCCCGATCTCGAACAGGCGGTTCTGCTGGAAGCGGGTGCGGCGGTGCGCAAGATCGGCGAGGCGCTTGCCGCCGACGCCATCCCGGCCCGAACCGTCTGGCAGGCCGGCGACGTCACAACAGACCTAGCCGACCTTCGGCCGGCGGATCTTGTCACCTGCGCCTATGTGCTGGACGAGATCGTGCCGGCATCGCTGCCCAAGATGGTCGACCGGCTGTGGCGGTTGACGACGGACACGCTGCTGATCATCGAGCCGGGCACGCCGGCGGGCTGGCAGCGCATTCTGGCGGTGCGCGCGCAACTGATCGCGGCCGGCGCGCATGTGCTGGCGCCTTGTCCGCACGAAGCGCCCTGCCCGCTCAACCCGCCCGACTGGTGTCACTTTGCCCGCCGCGTCGCCCGCTCGCGCCTGCACCGGCTGGCCAAGGACGCTGAGGTGCCGTGGGAAGACGAGAAATTCATATTTGTCGCCGCGTCGCGCCAGCCCGCCGCCTCCCACGCCGCGCGCGTCATCGCACCGCCGAAATCGGGCTCGGGCAAGGTTCTGCTCAAGCTTTGCCGGAAAGACGGCGACGCCGCCGAGCAACTCTTCACCAAGCGTGACGGCGCGGACTTCAAGCTGGCCCGGCGGCTGGACTGGGGCGACAGGCTGGAACCGCGCGGTACGTGA